One genomic window of Acidobacteriota bacterium includes the following:
- the gatB gene encoding Asp-tRNA(Asn)/Glu-tRNA(Gln) amidotransferase subunit GatB, with amino-acid sequence MAIVSAISEDVLAKYEPVIGLEVHVQLLTASKIFCSCSTQFGEPPNSNVCPVCLGMPGALPVLNRKAVEFATVAAMALGCRINETSIFARKNYFYPDLPKGYQISQYDKPLAEFGAIEIPIVGGTKKIGITRLHLEEDAGKSLHDGFPDADQKTGIDLNRTGVPLAEIVSEPDMRSPDEAYEYLTRLKEIVLYTGVSDCNMEEGSLRCDANISVRPRGQKEFGTKTEVKNVNSFRFIKLALEYEIERHIGVLESGGRITQETRLYNANEGRTYSMRSKEQAHDYRYFPEPDLLPLIVDEAWQARLQASLPELPEARRERMTKEYGITAGDAASLTRTRTMADQFESAAQAAKNPKRVANLVQSELLGRLKAKGLELEHSPISMAGVAASADLVESGAISGKMLKDLYDLSFERNKDFPAVYEEEDRPQQSRDTSALEKFADEVIAANPKQVEQYRAGKKTVLGFFVGQVMKASKGQANPQLVNEVVTKKLDG; translated from the coding sequence ATGGCGATTGTATCGGCCATTTCCGAAGATGTCCTCGCAAAGTACGAGCCCGTGATCGGGTTGGAAGTCCACGTTCAATTGTTGACTGCCTCGAAGATTTTTTGTTCGTGCTCGACGCAATTCGGCGAACCTCCGAATTCCAACGTGTGTCCGGTTTGCCTTGGAATGCCAGGAGCGTTGCCGGTTCTGAACCGGAAAGCTGTGGAATTTGCCACCGTAGCGGCGATGGCGCTCGGTTGCCGCATCAATGAGACGTCGATCTTCGCGCGCAAGAATTATTTCTATCCTGACCTGCCCAAGGGATACCAGATATCGCAATACGACAAGCCGCTGGCGGAGTTTGGCGCGATTGAGATTCCAATCGTGGGCGGCACGAAGAAAATCGGCATCACCCGTCTTCATCTCGAGGAAGATGCCGGGAAGAGCTTGCACGATGGTTTCCCGGACGCCGATCAGAAGACCGGAATCGATCTCAATCGTACCGGCGTGCCCCTTGCTGAGATAGTCAGTGAACCGGACATGCGCTCTCCCGATGAAGCCTACGAATACCTGACGCGGCTGAAAGAAATCGTTCTGTATACCGGGGTGAGCGATTGCAACATGGAAGAAGGTTCGCTGCGCTGCGATGCAAACATTAGTGTGCGTCCGCGCGGACAAAAAGAGTTTGGCACGAAGACGGAAGTCAAGAACGTCAATTCCTTCCGCTTTATCAAATTGGCGCTGGAATATGAGATCGAGCGCCACATCGGCGTGCTCGAGTCAGGGGGCAGGATCACGCAGGAAACCAGGCTCTACAACGCCAACGAAGGTCGCACTTACAGCATGCGATCGAAAGAGCAGGCGCACGACTATCGCTATTTCCCCGAGCCGGACCTGCTTCCCCTGATTGTCGATGAAGCCTGGCAAGCTCGCCTGCAGGCCAGTTTGCCGGAACTCCCCGAAGCGCGCCGCGAGCGCATGACGAAGGAATATGGAATCACCGCTGGCGATGCGGCGTCGCTGACTCGTACGCGCACGATGGCGGATCAGTTTGAATCCGCAGCACAAGCAGCGAAGAATCCCAAACGCGTCGCCAACCTGGTGCAAAGCGAACTGCTCGGGAGGTTGAAGGCGAAAGGCCTTGAACTCGAGCATTCCCCGATATCGATGGCCGGTGTGGCGGCGTCAGCTGATCTGGTTGAGTCCGGTGCAATCTCCGGCAAGATGCTCAAAGATCTCTACGACCTGAGCTTCGAGCGCAACAAGGACTTCCCGGCGGTGTACGAAGAAGAAGACCGGCCGCAGCAATCGCGCGATACGTCTGCGCTGGAGAAATTCGCAGACGAAGTGATCGCAGCAAACCCCAAGCAGGTTGAGCAATATCGCGCCGGCAAGAAAACGGTGCTTGGATTTTTTGTGGGTCAGGTGATGAAAGCTTCGAAGGGTCAGGCGAATCCGCAACTAGTGAATGAAGTCGTAACCAAGAAATTAGACGGATAA